GATGGTCGGGATGTGTTGCCTGGGTGGAGGATGCCGGTTAGGGATGTGTTTAGGTGATTTCCAGGAAAGATTATCCCTCTTTCCCGCTGGCTGACAGGTAGATATCTAGTACCCCTGCGCAGAAGTCCGTGGACGCCTCAAACAGCCAGTGGTTTTCCGGCATAGGTCCATTTGAAGGGTTTGGCCAGCGTTTGATTGAAGTAGTCGATGAACTCAATCAGCGCCTGGCGTAATGCCTCAGTGGAGGTGAAGCTGGCGCGTCTGAGTAACCGCCCGGCCAGGATACTGAACCAGATTTCGACCTGGTTGAGCCAGGAGCTGTGCTTGGGCGTGTAGAGAAAGCGGATCCGATGACTGGGATCGGCCAGGAAGGCCGCCCGCGAGGCCATGGACTGGAGGATGCCGCGCTTGTCCTTGACGCCCAGGTCCTGCTCGATACCGCAGGCGGCGGCGACCCACTCGACCAGGGAAGCGGATTGATGGGTATTGAGGTTATCGGCCACGAAGATCCACTGGGCGTGCGGATCGACTTCCACGGTCTGCTGGATGTGATGGAGAAAATCCGCCTCGGTGCGGGTGGGGCCGATGCTGGGGGCGATGACCTGACCGGTGGCGACGTTGAAATTGGCGATCAGGCACAGCGTGCCATGACGCCGGTACTCGTGCTCGATCCGCGCCACCTGCCCGGGCCTGACCGGCTTGGCCGGGTATTTGTGCTCCAGGGCCTGCAGCCCGGTCTTCTCATCCACGCAGATCACGTGAATGCCCCGGGCATGTAACTGCGCCGCCTGGCGATACAGTGCACAGACGGCCCGCACCTGGGCGTCAAAGGCGGCTTCATCGGCCGGTTCGGCATTGAGCCAGTAGCGGCTCAGGTGCGGCTTGATCTTGGCCTCGGCCAGCAGGCGGCTGATGGTGGCCCGGCAGATCGTCTGCACAATCCCACGCTTGATCGCCTCAGCGGCCAGGTCTCGGGAAGTCCACTGGTTCAGCGCCCGGCCCGAGGCGCGCGGATGCTCGCAGGCCAGGGCAATGAGCTTGACCAGTTGCTCGGGCGTGAACGCGGCCGGCCGACCGCGGCGATAGGCATCCAGTAACACCTGCTCGATCAGTCCACGGAGCTGGCGATCACTGACCCCCGTCGCCTCCGCGGCCTGCAGTCGCGGCGCCTGCTCTCGCCAGCGCCGTGCCCATTTATAGACCGTCTGGCGCCTAAGGTCTAACCGCTTGGCGATCTGCGTGGGCGAGTGTCCCTCGGCCAACTCCAGAATAATGCGCGCCCGTTGAACCAGCCGCTGGGGGGCCGTCGAGCGCCGTACCAACCCTTCCAGCAGCCGCCGCTGGCGCTCGCTCACCACCACCTCCGCCGCCGACCCGCCCCCACCCTCAGCACCGGCACTTATCGGCTCGAAAACCCGCCGCGTACCGTCAAAGAGGCCAACTACAACCTGTCGGCCCAACTCGAAAAAACTCTCGTACCACGACGTCATGAGACTCAGACCGAGCATCGGCACTCCTATCGCTTTGGACAATGGGTGGGGTTCAGGGCCGCCGAGCTTACCCTAATTTCTCTCCAGCTCATAGCTTCGCGCGGTACATCCCTCAGCCCACTCAAACGAAG
The Acidobacteriota bacterium genome window above contains:
- a CDS encoding IS630 family transposase, whose amino-acid sequence is MLGLSLMTSWYESFFELGRQVVVGLFDGTRRVFEPISAGAEGGGGSAAEVVVSERQRRLLEGLVRRSTAPQRLVQRARIILELAEGHSPTQIAKRLDLRRQTVYKWARRWREQAPRLQAAEATGVSDRQLRGLIEQVLLDAYRRGRPAAFTPEQLVKLIALACEHPRASGRALNQWTSRDLAAEAIKRGIVQTICRATISRLLAEAKIKPHLSRYWLNAEPADEAAFDAQVRAVCALYRQAAQLHARGIHVICVDEKTGLQALEHKYPAKPVRPGQVARIEHEYRRHGTLCLIANFNVATGQVIAPSIGPTRTEADFLHHIQQTVEVDPHAQWIFVADNLNTHQSASLVEWVAAACGIEQDLGVKDKRGILQSMASRAAFLADPSHRIRFLYTPKHSSWLNQVEIWFSILAGRLLRRASFTSTEALRQALIEFIDYFNQTLAKPFKWTYAGKPLAV